A genomic stretch from Georgenia muralis includes:
- the pdhA gene encoding pyruvate dehydrogenase (acetyl-transferring) E1 component subunit alpha, producing the protein MTEPLTALAGSHEAEPGTVQLLDPRGRRVEEPTYSPLVADLDAEALRTMYRDMVVTRTFDNTATALQRQGELGLWPPSLGQEGAQVGSAHALSARDFVFPAYREHGVARVRGLDLGELLPVFRGVRHGGWDPAAHNFNIYTFVIGAHTLHAVGYALGIQRDGDVGTGDPARDRAAVVYFGDGATSQGDTNEALVFAASNNAPVVFFLQNNHWAISVPTTTQSRVPLVQRGSGFGIPSVRVDGNDVLACYAVTRAALERAHSGSGPTFIEAVTYRMGAHTTSDDPTRYRDRAEEDLWRERDPIARMRAHLREEGLADDAFLADVEDEAHAVADAARSYCRGLEAAPTGAMFDHVYTADHPLVAAERAEAEAFEAAFEETR; encoded by the coding sequence TTGACCGAGCCGCTCACCGCCCTTGCCGGGTCCCACGAGGCCGAACCCGGCACCGTCCAGCTCCTCGACCCCCGTGGCCGGCGCGTGGAGGAACCCACGTACTCGCCGCTCGTCGCGGACCTCGACGCCGAGGCCCTGCGGACCATGTACCGCGACATGGTCGTCACCCGCACGTTCGACAACACCGCCACCGCGCTGCAGCGTCAGGGTGAGCTGGGGCTGTGGCCCCCCTCCCTGGGCCAGGAGGGGGCGCAGGTCGGCTCCGCCCACGCCCTCTCCGCGCGCGACTTCGTCTTCCCGGCCTACCGTGAGCACGGGGTCGCCCGGGTGCGGGGGCTCGACCTCGGCGAGCTCCTCCCGGTCTTCCGCGGCGTGCGGCACGGCGGCTGGGACCCCGCGGCGCACAACTTCAACATCTACACGTTCGTCATCGGGGCGCACACGCTGCACGCCGTCGGCTACGCCCTGGGCATCCAGCGCGACGGTGACGTCGGCACCGGTGACCCCGCCCGGGACCGGGCAGCGGTGGTCTACTTCGGCGACGGCGCGACCTCCCAGGGCGACACGAACGAGGCGCTCGTCTTCGCGGCCTCGAACAACGCTCCCGTGGTCTTCTTCCTCCAGAACAACCACTGGGCGATCTCCGTCCCGACGACCACCCAGAGCCGCGTCCCGCTCGTCCAGCGCGGGTCCGGGTTCGGGATCCCCTCGGTGCGCGTCGACGGCAACGACGTGCTCGCCTGCTACGCCGTGACCCGGGCCGCCCTCGAGCGGGCCCACTCCGGCTCCGGCCCCACCTTCATCGAGGCGGTCACCTACCGGATGGGTGCCCACACCACCTCCGACGACCCCACGCGCTACCGCGACCGGGCCGAGGAGGACCTGTGGCGTGAGCGCGACCCCATCGCCCGCATGCGCGCCCACCTGCGCGAGGAGGGTCTGGCCGACGACGCCTTCCTGGCCGACGTCGAGGACGAGGCCCACGCCGTCGCCGACGCCGCACGCTCCTACTGCCGGGGACTCGAGGCAGCGCCCACGGGCGCGATGTTCGACCACGTCTACACCGCCGACCACCCCCTGGTCGCCGCCGAGCGCGCCGAGGCCGAGGCCTTCGAGGCCGCCTTCGAGGAGACCCGATGA
- a CDS encoding YwiC-like family protein produces the protein MPTARPATRSADHEPTTPGRPRPAGRRRRPPGWVPDQHGAWAMIVLPVGAGIALAGPAWVHLPLVATWWTGYLAFYATGLWLRSRRRPRYLPPVRVYGTATAALGLALLVLAPHLAWWALPFAPLVAVTLWSSAHRRDRSLLNGAVTVLAAGLTAAVAYDAGTSGHGGLWSTGWLAAGATTALPGASPDGSLTGWAWAWLVTALLTAYFLGTILYVKTNIRERGNRAYLLASVGFHLLGAAGTAALAAAGTLTAAHAGVWVALAARTVAVPVLAARRGRPVRPMALGLGEVVLSVLVTLTLLLG, from the coding sequence GTGCCCACTGCCCGTCCCGCCACCCGGTCCGCCGACCACGAGCCGACCACCCCCGGACGGCCACGACCGGCCGGCAGGCGGCGTCGCCCACCCGGCTGGGTGCCGGACCAGCACGGGGCCTGGGCCATGATCGTCCTGCCCGTCGGGGCCGGTATCGCCCTGGCCGGCCCCGCCTGGGTGCACCTCCCCCTGGTGGCGACCTGGTGGACCGGGTACCTCGCCTTCTACGCCACGGGGCTGTGGCTGCGCTCGCGGCGCCGGCCGCGCTACCTGCCGCCGGTGCGCGTGTACGGGACGGCGACGGCGGCGCTGGGGCTGGCCCTGCTGGTCCTCGCGCCCCACCTCGCGTGGTGGGCGCTGCCCTTCGCGCCGCTCGTCGCGGTGACCCTGTGGTCGTCGGCGCACCGGCGGGACCGCTCCCTGCTCAACGGCGCCGTCACGGTCTTGGCGGCCGGGCTGACGGCCGCGGTGGCCTACGACGCCGGGACCTCCGGTCACGGCGGCCTGTGGAGCACCGGGTGGCTCGCGGCGGGCGCGACCACGGCGCTGCCGGGCGCGTCCCCCGACGGCTCCCTCACCGGCTGGGCGTGGGCCTGGCTCGTCACGGCGCTGCTCACCGCGTACTTCCTCGGGACGATCCTCTACGTCAAGACCAACATCCGCGAGCGCGGGAACCGGGCCTACCTCCTCGCCTCCGTCGGCTTCCACCTGCTGGGCGCGGCCGGGACGGCGGCGCTCGCCGCGGCCGGCACGCTCACTGCGGCGCACGCCGGGGTATGGGTCGCGCTCGCCGCCCGGACGGTCGCCGTGCCGGTCCTGGCGGCGCGGCGTGGTCGTCCCGTGCGGCCCATGGCCCTCGGGCTGGGCGAGGTGGTCCTGTCCGTGCTGGTGACGCTGACGCTGCTGCTGGGCTGA
- the hisC gene encoding histidinol-phosphate transaminase — protein sequence MASSRPGLRPDIESLPAYVPGARPAAGRQVFKLSSNEIPFPPLPSVVAALDTAAAEVNRYPDMYATELTEALGAVHGVGAERVTVGNGSVAVLAHVLTAVCAPGDEVVFAWRSFEAYPIAVQVAGARPVAVPLDVEGRHDLPAMAAAVTERTRALILCSPNNPTGPALTAAEVEELLEVVPPSVLVVLDEAYIEFVRTPDPTDGPALLARHRNLVVLRTFSKAYGLAGLRVGYALARRRLTRGFRAASTPFGVNVMGMAAALAGLGAADEVRERVEHVVLERERVLAGLSEQGWHVPDAQGNFVWLPLGRQAGAFADVARQQGVLVRAFAGDGVRVSVGEPEGNDLFLRVAGHWLADLGADAAVPATR from the coding sequence ATGGCGTCCTCGCGTCCGGGCCTGCGGCCGGACATCGAATCCCTGCCTGCGTACGTCCCCGGGGCCCGGCCCGCGGCCGGGCGTCAGGTGTTCAAGCTGTCGAGCAACGAGATCCCCTTCCCGCCGCTGCCGTCCGTCGTGGCGGCCCTGGACACCGCGGCCGCCGAGGTCAACCGCTACCCGGACATGTACGCCACCGAGCTCACCGAGGCCCTCGGCGCCGTGCACGGCGTCGGTGCCGAGCGTGTGACGGTGGGCAACGGCTCGGTGGCCGTCCTGGCGCACGTGCTCACGGCGGTGTGCGCCCCGGGGGACGAGGTGGTCTTCGCGTGGCGCTCCTTCGAGGCCTACCCCATCGCCGTCCAGGTCGCCGGTGCCCGGCCCGTCGCCGTGCCCCTCGACGTCGAGGGGCGCCACGACCTGCCGGCGATGGCGGCCGCCGTCACCGAGCGGACCCGGGCGCTCATTCTCTGCAGCCCGAACAACCCCACCGGACCGGCCCTGACCGCCGCCGAGGTGGAGGAGCTCCTCGAGGTCGTCCCGCCCTCGGTCCTCGTGGTCCTGGACGAGGCCTACATCGAGTTCGTCCGCACGCCCGACCCGACGGACGGACCCGCGCTGCTCGCCCGGCACCGCAACCTCGTGGTGCTGCGGACCTTCTCCAAGGCTTACGGCCTCGCCGGGTTGAGGGTCGGGTATGCCCTCGCCCGGCGCCGCCTGACCCGCGGCTTCCGGGCGGCCTCGACCCCGTTCGGCGTGAACGTCATGGGCATGGCGGCGGCCCTGGCGGGCCTGGGCGCCGCGGACGAGGTCCGCGAGCGCGTCGAGCACGTCGTCCTCGAGCGGGAGCGGGTCCTGGCGGGGCTGTCCGAGCAGGGCTGGCACGTGCCCGACGCGCAGGGCAACTTCGTCTGGCTGCCGCTCGGCCGGCAGGCCGGCGCGTTCGCCGACGTCGCCCGGCAGCAGGGCGTGCTCGTGCGGGCGTTCGCGGGCGACGGCGTGCGGGTCTCCGTCGGCGAGCCGGAGGGCAACGACCTCTTCCTCCGCGTGGCGGGGCACTGGCTCGCCGACCTCGGTGCCGACGCCGCGGTCCCGGCGACGCGCTGA
- a CDS encoding phage holin family protein: MTFLVRLVVNGLAIWLTTFIIDGIDLPAASTTGEQVLTVAVVALVFTLVNMIVRPVVALLSLPFYILTLGLFFVVVNALMLMLTGWITGFTDFGLVVDGFVPALLGGVVIAVAAWILHALIPGDHR; the protein is encoded by the coding sequence ATGACCTTCCTCGTGCGCCTCGTGGTCAACGGCCTCGCGATCTGGTTGACGACGTTCATCATCGACGGGATCGACCTGCCCGCCGCGTCCACGACCGGTGAGCAGGTGCTGACCGTCGCCGTCGTCGCGCTGGTGTTCACGCTGGTGAACATGATCGTCCGGCCGGTCGTCGCCCTGCTGTCGCTGCCCTTCTACATCCTCACGCTCGGCCTGTTCTTCGTGGTCGTCAACGCCCTCATGCTCATGCTCACCGGGTGGATCACCGGGTTCACCGACTTCGGGCTCGTCGTCGACGGCTTCGTCCCCGCGCTCCTGGGCGGCGTCGTCATCGCGGTCGCCGCCTGGATCCTGCACGCCCTCATCCCCGGGGACCACCGCTGA
- a CDS encoding fructosamine kinase family protein gives MDTFLKHDSGQAGATRFEAAGLRWRAEAPGGADVVTIVDESPGRLGTRRLTEGAPGAADAEAFGRALARTHAAGAPHLGCHPAGWSGDGFMGRASLPLRDAAPPRPGAGWAPSGGASGSWGDFYAADRVLPYLPAAVANGSVDRDGDRALHALAERLTEGVLDHPQPALVAGPAARLHGDLWGGNVLWAVAGRVRCTLIDPAAHGGHAESDLAQLAVFGAPHLERIVAAYDEVSPFAPGRPERVGLHQLHILLVHAALFGGGYGCRAVAVAALYL, from the coding sequence GTGGACACCTTCCTCAAGCACGACTCCGGGCAGGCGGGAGCCACCCGCTTCGAGGCCGCCGGGCTCCGCTGGCGCGCCGAGGCCCCGGGCGGCGCGGACGTCGTCACGATCGTCGACGAGAGCCCCGGGCGGCTCGGGACCCGGCGGCTCACCGAGGGCGCGCCCGGCGCCGCCGACGCCGAGGCGTTCGGCCGGGCCCTGGCCCGCACCCACGCGGCCGGTGCCCCGCACCTGGGCTGCCACCCGGCGGGGTGGTCCGGGGACGGGTTCATGGGGCGCGCGTCCCTGCCGCTCCGGGACGCCGCGCCGCCGCGTCCCGGCGCCGGGTGGGCGCCGTCCGGTGGCGCATCCGGCTCCTGGGGGGATTTCTACGCCGCCGACCGGGTCCTGCCGTACCTGCCCGCCGCGGTCGCGAACGGGTCGGTGGACCGCGACGGCGACCGTGCGCTCCACGCCCTGGCCGAGCGACTGACCGAGGGCGTGCTCGACCACCCGCAGCCCGCGCTCGTCGCCGGGCCGGCGGCGCGCCTCCACGGGGACCTCTGGGGCGGGAACGTGCTGTGGGCGGTGGCGGGTCGGGTGCGCTGCACGCTCATCGACCCCGCCGCCCACGGCGGCCACGCCGAGTCCGACCTCGCCCAGCTCGCGGTCTTCGGGGCGCCGCACCTGGAGCGGATCGTCGCGGCCTACGACGAGGTCTCGCCGTTCGCGCCCGGCCGGCCCGAGCGGGTGGGGCTGCACCAGCTGCACATCCTGCTCGTGCACGCCGCCCTCTTCGGCGGCGGGTACGGGTGCCGGGCCGTCGCGGTGGCCGCCCTGTACCTGTGA
- the hemQ gene encoding hydrogen peroxide-dependent heme synthase has protein sequence MSQPSPARIGEGADVESINAGIDYTMWSVFATAEPLPDDAAERAAIVADAEAAVAAAGVVLRGFYDVAGLRADADLMVWWHAPTVEAVQDAYHRLLASALGAHLAPVWSVVGLHRPAEFNKRHVPAYLAGEDPGAYLCVYPFVRSYEWYLLPEEERRDMLREHGMAARDYPDVRANTVSAFALGDYEWILAFEAAELHRIVDLMRDLRPVGARRHVREEIPFYTGPRVALGDWAERQPRA, from the coding sequence ATGAGCCAGCCCAGCCCCGCACGGATCGGCGAGGGTGCCGACGTCGAGAGCATCAACGCCGGCATCGACTACACGATGTGGTCGGTCTTCGCCACGGCCGAGCCCCTGCCCGACGACGCCGCCGAGCGGGCGGCGATCGTCGCCGACGCCGAGGCTGCGGTCGCCGCCGCCGGCGTCGTGCTGCGGGGCTTCTACGACGTCGCGGGGCTCCGGGCGGATGCCGACCTCATGGTGTGGTGGCACGCCCCGACCGTCGAGGCCGTGCAGGACGCCTACCACCGGCTCCTCGCCTCCGCCCTCGGCGCGCACCTCGCGCCGGTGTGGTCGGTCGTGGGGCTGCACCGGCCGGCCGAGTTCAACAAGCGGCACGTCCCGGCGTACCTGGCCGGTGAGGACCCCGGCGCGTACCTGTGCGTGTACCCGTTCGTGCGGTCCTACGAGTGGTACCTGCTGCCGGAGGAGGAGCGGCGCGACATGCTCCGCGAGCACGGCATGGCCGCCCGCGACTACCCGGACGTGCGCGCCAACACCGTCTCCGCCTTCGCGCTGGGCGACTACGAGTGGATCCTCGCGTTCGAGGCGGCGGAGCTGCACCGGATCGTCGACCTCATGCGCGACCTGCGGCCCGTCGGTGCCCGCCGGCACGTGCGTGAGGAGATCCCGTTCTACACCGGGCCCCGCGTCGCGCTCGGCGACTGGGCGGAGCGCCAGCCCCGAGCCTGA
- a CDS encoding ferrochelatase — translation MPSLSPYDAVLLLSFGGPEKPEDVVPFLRNVTAGRGIPDERLAEVGEHYYHFGGRSPINDQNKALLAALREDLAGRGVDTPVVWGNRNWDPFLTDALRELHDSGARRVLTLVTSAYGSYSGCRQYRENIAASLAALAAEGRELEVDKVRAYFNHPGFVAANVEAVTAAYERLDAAAGDGDSAADADGGRRPRPAAPLVFVTHSIPTPMEVGSGVETAASYSAQHLDVAGLVAQQVGERLGRPVPWELAYCSRSGTPVTPWLEPDVSRTLTALHADGAAAAVVAPIGFISDHMEVIYDLDVEARETADELGLRMERAATVGTAPEFVAGLVDLLLERAATVRGDVPERAAVGALGPWRDVCRPGCCRLRAGVDSGVPAACQAPDDAPAVTRAAV, via the coding sequence ATGCCCTCCCTGTCCCCCTACGACGCCGTGCTGCTGCTCTCCTTCGGGGGACCGGAGAAGCCCGAGGACGTCGTGCCGTTCCTGCGCAACGTCACGGCCGGCCGCGGCATCCCCGACGAGCGCCTCGCCGAGGTGGGCGAGCACTACTACCACTTCGGCGGTCGCAGCCCCATCAACGACCAGAACAAGGCGCTCCTCGCAGCGCTGCGGGAGGACCTCGCCGGTCGCGGCGTGGACACCCCGGTGGTCTGGGGCAACCGCAACTGGGACCCGTTCCTCACCGACGCCCTGCGGGAGCTGCACGACTCCGGCGCGCGCCGGGTGCTCACCCTGGTCACCAGCGCCTACGGGTCGTACTCGGGCTGCCGGCAGTACCGGGAGAACATCGCGGCCTCGCTCGCCGCGCTCGCGGCGGAGGGGCGCGAGCTCGAGGTGGACAAGGTTCGCGCCTACTTCAACCACCCGGGCTTCGTCGCCGCGAACGTCGAGGCGGTGACCGCCGCGTACGAGCGCCTCGACGCTGCCGCCGGTGACGGCGACAGCGCCGCCGACGCCGACGGGGGGCGCCGGCCCCGGCCGGCCGCACCGCTGGTCTTCGTGACCCACTCCATCCCCACCCCCATGGAGGTGGGCTCCGGCGTGGAGACGGCCGCGAGCTACTCCGCCCAGCACCTCGACGTCGCGGGTCTGGTCGCCCAGCAGGTGGGCGAGCGGCTGGGCCGCCCGGTGCCCTGGGAGCTGGCGTACTGCTCCCGCTCCGGCACCCCCGTGACCCCGTGGCTCGAGCCGGACGTCAGCCGCACCCTCACCGCCCTGCACGCCGACGGCGCAGCGGCGGCGGTCGTGGCCCCCATCGGCTTCATCTCCGACCACATGGAGGTCATCTACGACCTCGACGTCGAGGCGCGGGAGACCGCCGACGAGCTGGGGCTGCGCATGGAGCGCGCCGCCACGGTGGGCACGGCGCCGGAGTTCGTCGCCGGCCTGGTCGACCTCCTGCTCGAGCGTGCGGCCACCGTGCGGGGCGACGTCCCCGAGCGGGCCGCCGTCGGCGCGCTCGGACCGTGGCGCGACGTCTGCAGGCCGGGCTGCTGCCGCCTCCGGGCCGGCGTCGACAGCGGCGTCCCCGCCGCCTGCCAGGCGCCGGACGACGCGCCCGCCGTCACCCGCGCCGCCGTCTGA
- a CDS encoding glutamyl-tRNA reductase codes for MLSANHHDLNLTDVERLSTGAHEVGPQVVASSPAVAGAVVLATCNRLEVYVEAESPEEAARAAQEAVARSSGTDLAEVARLMRAETDDAAVRHLFEVAAGLDSMVVGEREITGQVRRALSAAREAGTTSPLLEKTLQRATRTSRQVAVATDLARAGLSVVSVALDLAAARAGALACEREHAAAADPHDPAVPRASLAGRRTLLVGTGSYAGASLAALRERGVTDVAVWSASGRARDFAAGHGVVVAEEDLAAALAGVDLVVTVRGTGTPVLRVDLVAAAVAARRPEDGPLVVVDLALHRDVEEEVGDLDGVLLVDLPTVREHAPAATAAEIARARQIVDDAVRELLEDHAGRRMDQAVVALRESVADAVAAEIERLPADGAIPADKAAQALRRLAARLLHEPTVRARTAGRQGRGEEYLLALEQVLGLSLPGVAGAVHPVADAPGHPHEPGHVAGHVPEPGHVAGPAREPGHAVGPAREPDLRSERATHLPVPAQPADA; via the coding sequence ATGCTCTCGGCGAATCACCACGACCTGAACCTCACCGACGTCGAGCGGTTGAGCACGGGTGCCCACGAGGTCGGCCCCCAGGTCGTGGCGTCCTCCCCTGCCGTGGCCGGTGCCGTGGTCCTGGCCACGTGCAACCGGCTCGAGGTCTACGTCGAGGCCGAGAGCCCCGAGGAGGCCGCGCGGGCCGCCCAGGAGGCGGTGGCGCGCAGCTCGGGCACCGACCTGGCCGAGGTCGCCCGGCTCATGCGGGCCGAGACCGACGACGCCGCGGTCCGGCACCTCTTCGAGGTCGCCGCCGGGCTGGACTCGATGGTGGTGGGGGAGCGGGAGATCACCGGCCAGGTCCGCCGGGCCCTGAGCGCCGCCCGCGAGGCGGGCACGACCTCGCCGCTGCTGGAGAAGACGCTCCAGCGCGCCACCCGCACCTCCCGCCAGGTGGCGGTCGCCACGGACCTGGCCCGGGCGGGGCTCTCGGTCGTCTCGGTCGCGCTCGACCTCGCGGCCGCCCGTGCCGGCGCGCTCGCGTGCGAGCGTGAGCACGCGGCCGCCGCCGACCCCCACGACCCCGCCGTCCCGCGTGCCTCCCTGGCCGGGCGCCGCACCCTGCTCGTCGGCACCGGCTCCTACGCCGGGGCCTCCCTCGCCGCGCTGCGCGAGCGCGGCGTCACCGATGTCGCGGTGTGGTCGGCCTCCGGGCGGGCGCGGGACTTCGCCGCCGGACACGGCGTCGTCGTCGCGGAGGAGGACCTCGCCGCCGCGCTGGCCGGCGTCGACCTCGTCGTCACCGTGCGCGGCACGGGCACCCCGGTCCTGCGGGTGGACCTCGTCGCCGCCGCGGTCGCCGCCCGCCGGCCGGAGGACGGGCCGCTCGTCGTCGTCGACCTGGCCCTGCACCGCGACGTCGAGGAGGAGGTCGGCGACCTCGACGGCGTCCTCCTCGTCGACCTGCCGACCGTGCGTGAGCACGCCCCGGCCGCGACCGCCGCCGAGATCGCCCGCGCCCGCCAGATCGTCGACGACGCCGTGCGGGAGCTCCTCGAGGACCACGCCGGCCGGCGCATGGACCAGGCCGTGGTGGCCCTGCGCGAGTCGGTGGCCGACGCCGTCGCCGCCGAGATCGAGCGCCTGCCCGCCGACGGTGCCATCCCCGCGGACAAGGCCGCCCAGGCCCTGCGCCGCCTCGCCGCGCGCCTGCTCCACGAGCCGACGGTCCGGGCGCGCACCGCCGGGCGTCAGGGTCGCGGCGAGGAGTACCTGCTCGCTCTCGAGCAGGTCCTCGGCCTGAGCCTGCCCGGGGTGGCGGGTGCGGTGCACCCGGTCGCCGACGCCCCCGGACACCCGCACGAGCCCGGTCACGTCGCCGGTCACGTCCCCGAGCCGGGGCACGTGGCCGGTCCCGCCCGAGAACCCGGTCACGCCGTCGGCCCTGCCCGTGAGCCCGACCTCCGGTCGGAGCGCGCCACCCACCTCCCCGTGCCGGCGCAGCCGGCTGACGCATGA
- the hemE gene encoding uroporphyrinogen decarboxylase, with amino-acid sequence MTAPALLEAYSGRRPERLPVWFMRQAGRSLPEYRALREGVGMIESCLRPDLAAEITLQPVRRHGVDAAIFFSDIMVPLHLAGVDVTIQPGVGPVVAEPVRSAADVDRLVDHQPGDASAVAEAVRIVVAELDETPLIGFAGAPFTLAAYLVEGRPSRDHLAARTLMHADPESWRRLMRWAADISADFVRTQVRAGARAAQLFDSWAGALSLDDYASHAAPFSARTLAQVRSLGVPVVHFGTGTGELLGAMRDAGADVVGVDYRIPLDEANRRLGGTTVLQGNIDPALLDAPWDVLEAHVRDVVERGRSAPAHVVNLGHGVPPGTDPDVLTRLVALVHSL; translated from the coding sequence ATGACGGCCCCCGCCCTGCTCGAGGCCTATTCCGGACGACGCCCGGAGCGCCTGCCGGTGTGGTTCATGCGCCAGGCCGGCCGCTCCCTGCCCGAGTACCGCGCCCTGCGCGAGGGCGTGGGGATGATCGAGTCCTGCCTGCGCCCGGACCTCGCGGCCGAGATCACGCTGCAGCCGGTGCGCCGTCACGGCGTGGACGCCGCGATCTTCTTCTCCGACATCATGGTGCCGCTGCACCTGGCCGGCGTGGACGTCACCATCCAGCCCGGGGTGGGGCCGGTCGTGGCCGAGCCCGTCCGCTCGGCGGCCGACGTCGACCGGCTCGTCGACCACCAGCCCGGGGACGCCTCCGCCGTGGCCGAGGCTGTCCGGATCGTCGTCGCCGAGCTCGACGAGACCCCGCTCATCGGCTTCGCGGGCGCCCCCTTCACCCTGGCGGCCTACCTCGTCGAGGGACGGCCCTCGCGCGACCACCTCGCGGCCCGCACCCTCATGCACGCCGACCCCGAGTCCTGGCGGCGCCTCATGCGGTGGGCGGCGGACATCAGCGCCGACTTCGTGCGCACCCAGGTCCGCGCCGGCGCCCGCGCCGCCCAGCTGTTCGACTCCTGGGCGGGCGCCCTGTCCCTGGACGACTACGCCTCCCACGCCGCGCCCTTCAGCGCCCGCACCCTGGCCCAGGTCCGCTCCCTCGGCGTGCCGGTCGTGCACTTCGGCACCGGCACCGGCGAGCTGCTGGGGGCCATGCGTGACGCCGGCGCGGACGTCGTCGGGGTCGACTACCGCATCCCGCTGGACGAGGCGAACCGCCGCCTCGGCGGCACCACGGTGCTGCAGGGCAATATCGACCCGGCGCTCCTCGACGCCCCGTGGGACGTCCTCGAGGCGCACGTGCGCGACGTCGTCGAACGCGGCCGCTCGGCGCCCGCCCACGTGGTCAACCTCGGCCACGGCGTGCCGCCGGGCACCGACCCCGACGTCCTGACCCGCCTCGTCGCCCTGGTCCACTCGCTGTGA
- a CDS encoding protoporphyrinogen/coproporphyrinogen oxidase encodes MRRAVRAAAAGPHVRGDARADVVVVGGGMAGLSAAHAFLAEGLRPVVLEASSAVGGLVGSGVVGGYELDLGAEAFATRRPEVGDLVRSLGLEVVEPGAGSWVWTPQRAFRIPVRTLLGVPADLGAADVVAALGPEAAAAAAAADAGLPAHVGADAADVATLVRTRMGQVVLDRLVTPVAGGIHSADPADLAVDSVMPGLRAALTEHGTLAGAVAALVDATPGAAAASTAGGLFRLPRALAAAVRAGGGEVRTGATVTGLHAVDGGWTVDVDEAGGRSRATAAHVVLALPEGPARELLAGVLTLPDAPAAGGSTITHVTLVVEAPALDAAPRGSGLLVPPGATGVRAKALTHVSAKWPWLREVTAPGVHVLRVSYGRHGERTDDVGAAAALADATTLLGVPLGRVLDHRVVRRTGVLASATPAHRAYVTTVRARVAERPGLHLAGAWVAGTGLAAVVAQAQSLARSVATDPMETAGAGAGDGVGVGDARASGGAAE; translated from the coding sequence GTGAGGCGGGCCGTCCGCGCCGCCGCGGCCGGCCCGCACGTCCGCGGGGACGCCCGCGCGGACGTCGTCGTCGTCGGCGGCGGGATGGCCGGGCTGAGCGCCGCGCACGCGTTTCTCGCCGAGGGGCTCCGCCCGGTGGTGCTCGAGGCGTCGTCCGCGGTCGGTGGTCTCGTCGGTTCCGGCGTCGTCGGCGGGTACGAGCTCGACCTCGGCGCCGAGGCCTTCGCCACCCGCCGGCCCGAGGTCGGCGACCTCGTCCGGTCGCTCGGGCTGGAGGTCGTCGAGCCCGGCGCCGGTTCCTGGGTGTGGACGCCCCAGCGGGCCTTCCGCATCCCGGTGCGGACCCTGCTCGGCGTGCCCGCGGACCTCGGCGCGGCCGACGTCGTCGCCGCGCTCGGCCCCGAGGCGGCGGCGGCCGCGGCCGCGGCCGACGCCGGCCTACCCGCCCACGTGGGCGCCGACGCCGCCGACGTGGCGACCCTCGTGCGCACCCGGATGGGGCAGGTGGTCCTCGACCGGCTCGTCACCCCGGTGGCGGGCGGCATCCACTCGGCCGACCCCGCAGACCTCGCCGTCGACTCCGTCATGCCCGGGCTGCGGGCCGCCCTGACCGAGCACGGCACCCTCGCCGGCGCCGTGGCGGCGCTCGTCGACGCCACCCCCGGCGCGGCCGCGGCGAGCACCGCCGGAGGGCTGTTCCGCCTGCCCCGCGCCCTCGCCGCGGCGGTCCGGGCCGGCGGCGGTGAGGTCCGCACCGGCGCCACCGTCACGGGTCTGCACGCGGTCGACGGCGGGTGGACGGTCGACGTCGACGAGGCCGGCGGCCGGTCCCGCGCCACCGCGGCCCACGTGGTCCTCGCCCTCCCCGAGGGTCCGGCACGGGAGCTCCTCGCCGGTGTCCTGACGCTGCCCGACGCGCCCGCGGCGGGCGGGTCGACCATCACCCACGTCACCCTCGTCGTCGAGGCGCCGGCGCTCGACGCCGCCCCCCGGGGCTCCGGCCTGCTCGTCCCCCCAGGTGCGACGGGGGTGCGCGCGAAGGCGCTCACCCACGTGAGCGCGAAGTGGCCGTGGCTGCGTGAGGTCACCGCCCCGGGCGTCCACGTCCTGCGGGTCTCCTACGGCCGGCACGGCGAGCGCACCGACGACGTCGGTGCCGCGGCGGCGCTGGCCGACGCCACCACGCTGCTCGGCGTGCCCCTGGGCCGGGTCCTCGACCACCGGGTCGTGCGACGGACCGGGGTCCTGGCGTCCGCCACACCGGCCCACCGGGCCTACGTCACCACGGTCCGCGCCAGGGTCGCCGAGCGGCCGGGCCTCCACCTCGCCGGGGCGTGGGTCGCCGGCACCGGCCTGGCGGCCGTCGTCGCGCAGGCGCAGTCCCTGGCGCGGTCGGTCGCGACCGACCCGATGGAGACCGCCGGGGCCGGGGCCGGCGACGGCGTCGGCGTCGGCGATGCACGAGCGTCCGGCGGGGCCGCGGAATGA